A stretch of DNA from Tribolium castaneum strain GA2 chromosome 7, icTriCast1.1, whole genome shotgun sequence:
CCCAATGACCGTGCCCTTCTAACGTACGACACAACACACCGTCTTTAGCCCTCCAAACTTTAACAGTCCGGTCCTGCGAAGCCGTATAAAGGAGCCCCAGACCGCCCCACTTGACCACAGTCACACTTTTCAAATGCCCAGAAATAACCCTAGTACAAGAACACAGGACCGTATCCCAAATCCTGACGTCACAATCTTTACTCGCCGAGGCTAGAAAGCGACACTCGGCGTTTTGGTGGTAGGGTTCCCAACTCAGGGCCGTGACCCATGATTTATGCCCAATTAGAGTTTTACCAATCTGGGCCCCATTTTCGGGGTTCCATACCACCACCTTGCCGTCTTTACACGCCGAAGCTAGTTTACGCCCATTGGGGGCCCACGCAATGCACAACACCCAGTTCGTGTGCCCTTTACATGTCTTAAAAGGTGTCTGGGTGTCCACGTCCCAGAACCGAACGGTTGTATCGCCAGAACCACTCGCTAGGTGTCTACCATCGGGGGAAAAACTCACGGAAATGACAGCTTCGGCATGGCCTGGCATTGAACTTGTACATCTTGTCACGGGACGCACTCGGAACACGGCTTGTTGCTGGTAGAGGATGTCGATGACGGTTTCGGTGTTCAAGTCCGACAAGTTTAAGGTTTTTTCGAGCGAATGTGTGATTTCGGTGTCGTTGGCGTAAAAAATGTACGAATTTGTGGTTTCGAGGAGAGCATTGCAAATTTCAGTCAACTGGGACACAGTACAAGACAAGGGCAAGTCGATGATGTCGCCGGTGATTTCGCCTGAATCGGACTTGAAGCGACACAGGACGTGTTTTTGGGACAATTCGCCCCCCAATTCCATGATTATTAGCACTTTTTACAAACTGGTCCAACCCCACTTTTTGCACATGCCAGTGTCAAAAAGTGTGTGGTTAGAGACACTTGTTGGTAGCCCTGCCAGCTCACACTTTTTCTTGATTAAAcaacgcaaaaaaattaattaagcagcattacattaatttatttaaaaaaaaaacacgctTTCTTGCCCAATTCATGCCAAAATCGCGTAAAAACAGCAAAACTGTGCAATTGTGACACCTGTCATTACTGACTGTCACTTGTCAAATGGGTTTATCAACAACAAATTAACCCATTTACCAGCATGAATGCCGAAATCGAGGAAAATATCCGTAAAAACGTGCCATGGTCTCAACTCCCCGCACATATCAAACAGGTAGTTTGGTTTTTAGTTGCGACAAATGACCCCCCGTTTTCCAGATTTTAAACAATTCGGTCAAAGACTACGAACGCTACGTGGTCTCGTTCAGTATTAAAAACCAGTTGCGCTATCGCGGAAATTTAGGTGAGTGTCTTTGGGGTGTGTGTGAGCCCCCTTGATTGTCTTTGTTCCAGTACGACACATCGTCCGAGATGAGAAACGTTACTACGAACGTGTGGTGGCTTACAGTAAAGAGAGACTCATGTTATTCCCCTACCACTTGGCCGATATGATTGTCAAAGGTTTGCGGATAACGCCGTTCAATTACTACATTTCAGTGGTTGAGAAATTGATGCAAGCTGAGAAAAGTTACGATACTCTTCCGAACTTTACGGCAGCAGATTGTACTTCCCGCGAATTTATTTTGGGGCGTGTTTCCCTCATTTGGTGTTTTTCAGGTTTGAGGTTATTGGGGATTGGCAGAAATGAATACATCGAATTGATGAATAAGTCGAGGTCGAATAGAGGGCGCTTGTTTgggaaaaaaaatgtaagggGGCTCCTACCACCCGTCCCCAAAGACATACACATTGAGCCGTGGTGGAGGGTCGAAGTTGGCCTTGTATTGGAAGAAGACGTCAAAGTTTGTcacttttaataattacacattcagtaatttaatttttttacagttggTGAATGAGGAAGAGTTGGCGGTGATTGACCGTTTAATTGATTTGGGGTCACAAACTGCGGGCGAATTAAACTATCATGTTGTTTTGAGTCTTTACAAGTAATTCCCCCTTTACGTAAAACAATGTCACCAACTGTTAATTCCAGGAaaggtttgatttatttggaCGTTCCTATAACCGCAGTTGATTGTATACAAGTGCCGCCTTTGCAAGGTTTTGTAATGAATCGTGTCCTTGGTgattattttgaaacactgTTGTATAAAATATTCGTGTCAATTGACGAACATACGACAGTTGGCGAACTTGCCGGGGTTTTACAGGTGGATACTGAGTCGGTAAAACAGGCAGTTTCACTCTATTGTCGCTTACAATTTGCACGAAAATTGCATCCCGAAACTGACAAAGAACGTGTCAAAAGACACCCAACGTGGCATTTAATACCAACACAAGAAATTAGGTACTTATTTTTCACTAAATTGCAAATGATTCTATGATTGTATGATTTGAAGAAACGTTGAAGTGACACCACTGACCTTGAGTCTCAGTGATAATCTCCAAGAGCAACCCGAAAGTCCTTCGACCTTGACCCGAAAGGGGCATCGAGTGGCTTTTCTCTTCGATTCGGCCTTGACTGCTTTCCTAATGATGGGAAATTTATCACCGGTAGGTAAAGTTTTCACTGTCAAAAGAGACACTCTCACCAACCGTTACgtcaaaaaactacaaaaaccggattaaataaaactaaatttgagGTAGGTTGTGACTTTTAGGGCTTAAAAAAACACGCCGTGACCATGTTTGAAGTTGGTAAATTGTGCGACGAAAGTCTTGATAGTTTTTTAACCGAACTTGAGAAAGTATCAGTTCTTGATGCTGAAGGTGAAGGTGAAGCGCGACGTTTCTTCGATCATGCTGTCATTCTCAGATCCACGATTTTGGCTTTGAGAAAACTCCCCGGCTCTGGTTTGGATTTGGTACGACTTGAAAGTCTCCATTCATTAGACGAGGCTACTTGTAGCCGacttttacagaaaaaatacaagtaaTTTTTTCGTGGTATTTCGTACATATTTTAGGGATTTTTTTCCAGTTTGTTGGTATCAATGGCACCGTTAAGCCGGGAAGTACGGCCAGTTGTGAGTCTAAATCCGCCTCATTTAGGGCCAGCAGTCCCCGAAGTGAATTCGTTGtggtttaaaatgtttttgtatcACGTGAGCGGTTATGGACCGCCATCTTTGTTACTAACCAAAGGTGAGggggatttttttgtttctggtAACACTATTTTTGTCCCTAGGAACTGAAATCAAGCAACTTCCGCGTATGTTCCTCGGGTATTCCCGGCTTTTGGTAACCACGTGGTTACACGAACCGGCGGTTATAACCGTTTCGAATATTTTACATGTGAATGCGGCTGCGCAATTTTCCCCCGTATTGATTCAGGCTTTTGGGGTTCATGAACCGGCTCAGACTCACATAATTCCGTTTCCCTTTCGTCCCGACACACCTTCCAAAAGTTTAGGGGAAGTCCCTCAAGACTTACAATTCCGGAATCATCCCTCAGTTAAATATCTCTCGAATTTAATTGACCTTGAACACAATTGTGGTTACATCACGTTTGCCAACATTGGAGTATTAGATTTCGGCTgtcaaaataaagaaatgaCAGTCAAACTTGGCAAAAAACAACCAATCGCGTCCACCAAAGGCAAGGCCGAGCCTTTATCAATCACCAATGAGAATTTTAGTTTCACTAAAGAGTTGAGTTCACCCGACGAATCACATTTTGCCATAACTCCGCCCACTTCGTCATCACCAGCCAATGGTTTCACAAGTAAGGAATGTTCGGAACTCCTACGTCAAGAATTGGACGAATTAGAACAAAAGATGAAACACAGCGTTTCAATTGATGGTCTTCTATCACCAATCGACGAAAACATCAACATGTTTTCGCTAAAAAGcgaagaaatgaaaaaacccGACGAAAATCGAGGCGAggttggtattttttttatgtgttGTTGGCTAACGTGTGAATAGGTTTGGACTTTGTTAGATTGCCATTTTGGGATTCCCCTGTTTGATGTTAACGCCAATACTAAAATTTGTGATATGATAGTGAGTGGCGGTTTGGTTGAAACTAACAGGTAATTAatcaatttataattagatGGCGCTCATTGTTATAATGTGTTTCAGTTTGTCGAATTTAGTCGAATCGAGTCGGAAATTAGGTTCGGcacttttagattttatttcgcAATGTCAGGTAggctttgtttttgttttgtttcaaTTATTCTAGGGATTTTTATTACAGTACTATCCGGGTGAAAATATGGAAATTATGAAACGTGGACGGTTGGTACCATTGCCACGTTATAATCTCGTCTTCGATAATGGTAAAGTGAGCGAATGGAcgggaaaataaataaataagcaatattttgtacaaattttgtGATAAGTTGGAgacttaattttgtaaatactttgcatttattttatgGCAGGGTTAGGTTTCATTTTCCGGACCAAAACATTTGATTACATTTCCAAACGTACTTTACTTtaagtattaattattttattaaaactagaAATAAACACGTATTGAAACaatctttgttttaatttaactgtTAATATTGTGGATTTGACACAAGTGTCTTGAGTTGGAGGTTaggaaaaatgtttaaaaaaaaaagaatttattatgtATATAGTACAAAAGCAATTTTTGCGTTTACTTAACAACTAGTACAATATGTTTCAACTAAAAAAAGAGAACCTTAAAATAAATCCATCATTAGTGGCCTAATCAGTACTTTTTACAAGGattcaattataaaaaaattaaaaaaaaaggaagtagTATATAAATAGAAACCTTCCAAACTGGTTTAAAATATACAGAAATTTGAAAGACGCTTTAAAACTTGATCCCAACAACGGAATGTACTTaaaaactggtttaaaaaattacctaaatatctttatcaaaaatattaacaatttattctaaaatatattgtcttataaaaattgtcaaaaattacgaTACGTACGCCCTCTTTGAGCGAGCGAGCGAaccttttattactttttctaaTATCTGAATCACAGACACGCTAACTAAATGAgaattactaaaataaaaaaaccctAATTAATCGAATGTCATGTGATTGGAGCTTGCTTAAGTTGTCTCTTTCtctactaataatattaataaaaaataaagatatgtACAATTGTGTCATAAAAAATCTTACAATAACAACCGTTCAAGGCACGTAGTATTTAGTAAATTTTGGCATATAATTCTATACTCAAATATAGATCGCATCCGAGCCTTTGTTAGTCTGATGTCCACCCCCATAAGTATTATTCGGACTGGCGACATTTTCGGACCAATCCGAATTACAACTCCGGGGTGAACTCGACGACCAGTGACCCGGACTTTCCGGACTCGGTGTTGGAAAATTATCCGGTAAGAGATCGGAGTGTTGTGAGGGCGGAGTCAGATAATAGTTTTGTTGttgaaattgtaaatttcCACTTACCAATCCTGGATATGTCGCCATTGGCAACTCCAATCCAGTTTGACTAAAATCaaaacccatttgtaaattttgtgcTTGTGGCACGCCTCCGTGCTTCTGTTGGGTGGCGGCACGCATTGCCGCTATATGGGTGGGGCTTGTCGGGAGCGAGGGGCGTGTCTTGGCCGGGGATGGTGAACCGTTATAACCTTGCGGCGATAACGACATATTCGATTGCACGGAATGGGGCGGGGATTGATTCGAATAGGGTGGGCTTAAGGTGTTGGCTTGTTGTAATTGGCGCTGCTGCATCATCATCGTATCGTGGAAATTACCCAAATTGAACGAGTAATTTTCCAAGCCAACTAGACCGTGTAAATTATTCTTAACCACATCTTCATAGCTTGGTGGTTGTTTATTAATCAATGACTCAAGTCCTTGTGGTGTTAGGCCCATATTTGAGTAAATCGATGCAGTGTCGTAAGGACTCGGTAGATTTGTCGTCATTGGGGATTCAACTGGACTTAAGGTTGAAGTTATTGAATCAACACTTTGGGGGATTTCTTGTTGTGGGGTTggtttctttgattttttcacgCTCGGTTTACGTCGGATACTTCCGGTGTTGATCGTTTCCATTTCGGGACTTGTCGGGTCCAACGAtgcgttattgttattatttgagtttttactcggcctttttgatttttgacgtTTTGGGACGATTACTGTTGGTTGTTGTAATTGTAATTGGCCGCTAGGTGAtgctgtaacaatttttttgattggtggaaaaatattcatataataaaaacttacTCATCATCGAACTATTCGGTATAACATTGACCATTTGTGGACTTCTTGGGACATGTTCATCCAAAAGTCGCACTATATCATGATGTAGACGTTCACTGGCGACATCTCGTGGCAATCTATCCATGTGGTCGGTAATTTCCCGATTAGCGTAAGCTTCAAGTAGTGCTTTACACGCCTGATATGAGCCTTCTCTTGCCGCAAGAAACAGAGGCGTTTCATcctgaaaaaaagattttacaaATTGTAGGTTTGAAACACTTTCGactgctaaaaataaaaaactaaaaatttctcTGTGAAATGCGTCATTATTTCGCTTCGATTTGGagaaaatttcgctaaaatatcaacaattattttcgcaaaaatgtGCTCGGAAATTAggtgaaattattattattattgtattatcgttagaaagctctttaaattatctatctttttcaaaaaagatcattgttctccgactaatagttttcgagaaaattgcaaataaaatcgaaaataggtaaaattttaaaaattcataactaaaaaactattaggaatttggcaattttgtcgacgccagtcgattccccggatcattttacataggtaaaaaataaaatagtgccactttttcgaatagtttagccgtaattgagaaaattaaaaaaagtgcttaacaCTTATCCCACCTACCTTATCATCTTGTGCATCTCGATTGGCCCCATGGGCCAGCAACACATTAACCGCCTCCACATTATTAACAGCAGCGGCCCAATGCAATGCCGTCTTCCCCGAATTATCCGCCGCATTAATATCAGCTTCAGCACTAATCAAATCCTGAACCATCCCTTCAATAGCTAGTCTCGCTGCCAGGATCAAGGGCGTCGTCCCTTCATGCATCCTTGCATTGAGATTAGTCGCCCGATTCCGCAACAAAATCTGGAAAACCCCCAACGCATCCGCCGCCACAGCTGCATGCAGTGGCGTTCGTCCCGTATTATCCTGCGCATTAGCATCCGCTCCGGCATCAAGTAGGCGTTTAGCGGCGTCGGCACGGGCATAACGTGCCGCTAAATGTAACGACGTCTCGCCTGTTTTATCCATGGTAGCGTTAAGCTCCGCCCCTTGCGCTACCAAATCCTGAATCACCGCCCCCGCTGAATCATCCTCATCATCCTCACCCGTATCCATGCCACCGCCACGTGTCGACGCCACCATTATTGGAGTCATACCGCACGGTCCACGTGCGTTAACATCATTCAAATCGCCTTGGGGCGGAGTCAGCATCGAGATTGGTTTAACATCAGCCGCCTCCAAATGCTGTTGTGACCACACCCTTGGCTCCGCCTCCTCGTAATCGGTAATCCCCGTATGATCACTCGCATAACCCGTCTCCAAGCCACGGAAACGCTTCGGTTGTGGCATATCTGAGTCATCGTCGGACCACTGTGGCACATGACCTTGCCCATGATTATCAATTTCGAGTGGGACCGATGGGTGTTTGCCCATATTGCGCAGTTCTTGTCCTTCGGGGCCACGTCTGCGGCTCCGCCTACGCGGCCCAGTGTTGGCCAATGACCAGCCTTCCGGAAACCACGTGATGCCACTGGCGCGTTTCCGTTGCGTGGTTACTATGACAGCAATGGCAGCGCTGAACGCAAACACGATTATAAAACCAAGGACCACGTATTTCGCATTAGTGGGCGTGTCCAGATCGTCAATTATTCCACTAGAACCGTTGACTTGATAAATGGGGAACGATTGGCTCAGTGTGTGTTTTGACGCTTTCGCGGCCAGAAATTCAGCAGCGGCACTTGCCGTTTGAAAACAACTGTCACTACTGTCAGTTATTGTACATTTCCGATTGTCAATCTCCAAGTAGACTATGACACCGCTTTGCGTTTGTTCGGTGTATTTGACGTGGTGTTTACGCGTGTAGTAACTGTCAAAATTGCTAGGTTCTGACCCCAACCAAGGGTAAATCATATCGCGGCCTTCTTGATCCTTCTTCACTCGGACATTTGTGCGTAACTGGTGGCTAGTGTCGCGTAAAAATGCCACCAAATTCTTGCGAAAACCTTGCATGTCCATTAGGATTATCATGGAAATGACACCCTCGGCTAACTCAGGCGGTGCCTTTTCACAGTCCAACCCATCCCAGTTACACTCAGCGTTATTACACCCATAATCACACAACCCATTAGCGTAGTGTTTCTGACAGTAGGCGTCGTAAATGGGGTTACACGGCTGTAGCGATTTTTCACAATCACGTCCGTCAAACAAACACTCGGGATTATTACAATCCTCGTTACAAATCCCGTCCATGAAAACCTCCCAACACCTCGTCGATGCCGTGCAATTCGCCCAAGGATTAATCCCAAGGGAACAATCATTCCCGTCAAACTCGCACGCATAAGTGTTGCATTCCTCATCACAGCGGCCGTTACCACGCTTAACTGGGCATTTGTTCTGGTTACATTGTTGCCGCTGTTTTTCCAAATCCTTGGCATAGTAACTAGTGGCGTCAAGGGTTGGTACCACTGCCCGGCCCAGACCACCGGGGAAACCCCTGTCGtaaatttcacaatttttgcCCGTATGTTTAGGGGGACAATAACACGCATAATCGCCCAGTTTGTCCTGGCAAATGGCGTCCAAATGCTTACACGGGTTACTGTCACATTCGTTGATCGTGTCAATTTCACAGTTGGTACCATTGGTACCACTGGGACAGTCACAAATGTAACCGCCGCCATCTGAGATGCGACAAACACCACCATTTTGACAAGGATTCGAATCACAATCATAACCACTGAATTCGCAGTTTTTTCCGTAGAAACCTTCAGGACATGTGCATTTGTGCCCAGCATGGATTGTTGTACAAACACCGCCGTTTTGGCACGGCGAAGTCGCACAAAAGTTGACTTTACTTTCACAATGTCGGCCCATAAAGCCCAGTTTACAGTTACAATGATAGTCGTTTACTAGCTGGACGCAATCTAGAGTGCCGGCGTTTGAGCAAGGATTTGACAGACACTCATTAATGTCACCTTCACATCTTGGGCCAACAAAACCAGGCGGGCATTTGCATTCAAAACCGCCAACTTTGTCCAAACATGTACCGTTGTTATGGCACGCCCCTGGCCGACAATCGTCGACATTAATCTCACAAATGTAACCCAAAGTACCCGATGGACAACTACACGAAAAACTATTAACGAGATCGTGACAAGTGCCACCGTTTTGACACGGGTTCGGTTTGCAATCATCGACGTTTAGTTCGCAATTTTGGCCTTGGAAACCTTTGGGGCATTTACACGAGTAGGAACCAATCAAATCGAGACACGTGGCACCGTTTTGACACGGCGCCGAATCACATTCGTTGATTTCCGTCTGACAGTACGAACCACTATAACCATCCGAACAATGGCAACGGTGGGAATTCCCAATGTCCTCACATGTCCcattattacataattttttcaatggtACAACTTTACGCAGTGCTGCATCTTTACAACTGACCATTTCCACATCACATACCTTCCCCGTCCAACCAACGCCGCACAAACACTGATattggtttttgttttgtacacAAGTCGCTTGATTTTCGCATGGATTCGTCGAACACCAATCAACATACTCCCCACAATCTTTACCCGTGTAACCATAGGGACAATGACACGTGTAATGCGTGGTATGGTCTTGACATGTAGCGCCATTTAAACACGGCGAACTGTCACATAGATTGATACGATTTTGGCAATTTGAGCCGGTAAAGCCCGGTTTACACGTACAAGTGTACGAATTTATACCATCAATGCATGTACCACCATTCATGCAACTAGTTTCCGTGCAATCTTCATCGTTCGTTTGACAATTAATGCCGGAGAAACCCAATGGACATGTGCACGTGTATGAATCGACGTACTGGTTGCAAGTTGCACCGTTTTGACACGGATTTGACAAACATTCGTCGATGTCAATGTCGCATTGTTTACCTTCGAAACCGTTCACACATAGACAGGTGTAATCGCCAATGTCGTCCAGGCAAGTGGCGCCATTTTGACACGGATCTGGAAATTTTAGATTAGGTGGCAATTGTCAAGTTCAACAGTTGGGCGGACTAGAAAAGTACACTCACAGAATCGGTCATAGACAGAACCGAACATTATCCCAAAGAAAATAgctttaaatattataaatgttcgattttttatttttctgttttctacatttattcTTTCTgttcttttattaattactgattattttaaaacaaaccatgttttcaatttaaaaaatgcctgtttctaaaaaataattaattaaaagaagacaaaaaaacaataaaaaacaacagagaaaataaaaaatacaataaacaaagcaaaaaaatagtactaaattctcttttcgtttcaaaatttcaaatgctagtttctgtttaaataaaaaaatgcatgcttatttttccattaacttcgaaaactttaaaatttcagaCCATAGCCACTTAAAATCCAAATACCTAGGAAGCCATGACCACCTATAACAGCGCCCTCTGTTGAGCTAGTGCATTCCCCCCACCACTTTTCTGTTTTGTACAGTTCTGCGTTTAACATTTCtgttaatgtatttttctAGATCTATACTGTTCTGTTAATGTACAGGCTGTCCCAACGATCCGAAAAAGCTCCAAAGCTTGTTAATTATTAGAGATATTGACTTTCTTCTGCTCCATGTTTCTAAAGTATTACAGGATgttccaatattaaaaaaccagtaattaaattttattgcattttaatCTCAACTTGTATTAGTCGATTcggcttagtttttgaaataatttgatttttttgacataaacacgtttcatttaaaaatttattacacaaaaacggaGAAACgtagaaaagtaggactttcactAATTTAAAGGGAAAAGTTCAATCTTAAATCTGTTCTAATTGTTTGGCGTATTACAAttagaaacagaaaaaataagaactttgtcaaaagttgaataacttgaaaatggAACACTCAATATTTTGTTCTTGCTTCtcaaacattattaaattgtctatctaaaaaaaagttaataattaaaagataatttcaggaaatttcatttaaaacttttaaattattcaacaaaaaaattaaggttgTTCCATTGTGTTGTAGCTAATTTTAGAAACACGCTGtaaacttgaaaataattttcgtaaaaaaagtttaattttctaaggACAGCCTGTATGTTTGTGGAGATgtactgtaattttttacttacgtGAAGCACAATCATCCGTATTAATACTGCAGTCTTTTCCTTCATAACCCAGCGCACAAATGCAATGGTACGACCCATTGGTAT
This window harbors:
- the LOC661081 gene encoding protein FAM91A1; translation: MNAEIEENIRKNVPWSQLPAHIKQILNNSVKDYERYVVSFSIKNQLRYRGNLVRHIVRDEKRYYERVVAYSKERLMLFPYHLADMIVKGLRITPFNYYISVVEKLMQAEKSYDTLPNFTAADCLRLLGIGRNEYIELMNKSRSNRGRLFGKKNVRGLLPPVPKDIHIEPWWRVEVGLVLEEDVKLVNEEELAVIDRLIDLGSQTAGELNYHVVLSLYKKGLIYLDVPITAVDCIQVPPLQGFVMNRVLGDYFETLLYKIFVSIDEHTTVGELAGVLQVDTESVKQAVSLYCRLQFARKLHPETDKERVKRHPTWHLIPTQEIRNVEVTPLTLSLSDNLQEQPESPSTLTRKGHRVAFLFDSALTAFLMMGNLSPGLKKHAVTMFEVGKLCDESLDSFLTELEKVSVLDAEGEGEARRFFDHAVILRSTILALRKLPGSGLDLVRLESLHSLDEATCSRLLQKKYNLLVSMAPLSREVRPVVSLNPPHLGPAVPEVNSLWFKMFLYHVSGYGPPSLLLTKGTEIKQLPRMFLGYSRLLVTTWLHEPAVITVSNILHVNAAAQFSPVLIQAFGVHEPAQTHIIPFPFRPDTPSKSLGEVPQDLQFRNHPSVKYLSNLIDLEHNCGYITFANIGVLDFGCQNKEMTVKLGKKQPIASTKGKAEPLSITNENFSFTKELSSPDESHFAITPPTSSSPANGFTSKECSELLRQELDELEQKMKHSVSIDGLLSPIDENINMFSLKSEEMKKPDENRGEVWTLLDCHFGIPLFDVNANTKICDMIVSGGLVETNSLSNLVESSRKLGSALLDFISQCQYYPGENMEIMKRGRLVPLPRYNLVFDNGKVSEWTGK
- the Nle gene encoding notchless, translating into MELGGELSQKHVLCRFKSDSGEITGDIIDLPLSCTVSQLTEICNALLETTNSYIFYANDTEITHSLEKTLNLSDLNTETVIDILYQQQAVFRVRPVTRCTSSMPGHAEAVISVSFSPDGRHLASGSGDTTVRFWDVDTQTPFKTCKGHTNWVLCIAWAPNGRKLASACKDGKVVVWNPENGAQIGKTLIGHKSWVTALSWEPYHQNAECRFLASASKDCDVRIWDTVLCSCTRVISGHLKSVTVVKWGGLGLLYTASQDRTVKVWRAKDGVLCRTLEGHGHWVNTLALNTDYILKLGAFDPVKDTQIQSQDFVLRRYNEIVNPIGDERLVSGSDDFTLFLWAPSKDKKPLNRLTGHQQLVNDVKFSPDGRIFASASFDKSIKLWEAKSGKFICTLRGHVQAVYVISFSADSRLLVSGSADSTLKLWNLREKKLEIDLPGHGDEVYALDWASDGSKVASGGKDKVLKLWQN